In Gossypium hirsutum isolate 1008001.06 chromosome A10, Gossypium_hirsutum_v2.1, whole genome shotgun sequence, the DNA window ATTTGATAGACGAGGTTGCTGGCTGGGTggattataatttaattaataaattaatcgaAATTAAAGTTGGATGAACCTACTTTTCAACTTAAAATCTTGCCTGTTTTTGcctcgatttttttttttttggtgtgtgTGTGTGCGCGCCAATTACTTTTGCTGTGTGATAACTTTATTGTCAACTACCACCATTTGTATTTCAATAATTGGCCTTACTGTAAATTCAATTCCTAAAGTAAACCATGCTAAACCACAATTGTGTAGTTtcctcttcttcctttttttaaaaaaaaaattgaaaataaaatactaaaaagggaaaactataaaaaggaaaaaagttgattttttttaaaaaaaaaaaggaagaagggGTCCAGTTCTAAGTTAACTTTTAACTTAGTGGGATGATAACATAAAAATGAAAGTTGGAGTGGATCCATCAGTCTCTAAAagcctttcatttttcttttccaatACCAAATTAGCCGTTGCAATTTGGatcttaaaatttattataacacaAAACACAACATTTGATTTATATGATCTGCTTCAGATGTAAGAAAAAGACTAATGGTAAGAAGAATTGAAGATTTGAATAAAGTGCGTATGGGCACAGTGCTTCTCATTCATATTACAACATGAACATAAACAGGTCTTTAACATTGTATCGAACTTACAAGAAAGAAAAAACCTGCAAATTCCATTATTTCACTGTGTTTTTTATGATGTTCTTTGATATCAgcaacaaaattaaaaaccccaaaaagtaattaaccatatatatatgaAGTCTGGAGCAAGGAAATTAAAACCATGGGGAGAGCAAAAGAGTTCCAATTTACAACTCGGACAGTCTCTTATCTTGCTGCCTTAAATCCTTGTAAAACCTGTTAATGAAATCCTCCGCAGCTTTGTCTACGTAGCCGTTGTCTTCATCAACATCCCTTAACGGAAATGGGGAGTCGGTTATCCTAAGTTGCCTGGCCAATGGGGTTTGTCCGAACCCTGGTAACATAGGGGAAGCAGCAACAGTAGCTTCCATCATGGTGTTGTCATTGTTGTTAAGCATCTCCAAGACAACCTTCACGGCGTTCATGGTCACCATGTCGTCTTCGTGGGTAGGAGGAGCGTGGGCGCACCCGAAGAAGTGGTGGTAGTAGTTGTGAATGCCGCCGTTCTTCTTCTTGGCGGCGAGGTTGAAAGGGAAGATGTAGTTGGGGGTGTTGCTGCAGCTGAACTCGTACTCTTGGACTGCTGCTTTGGCCACCGCCGCCGTGGACACATCCATGGAACACTTGGGTGAGACTTGGCGGTGGTGATGGTGGAACATGAGGTTGCCAATGGCTTTGGCGCCGGCGATTTTGCCACGTTTAAGCACCATGTTGAGATCAACCATGAACTTTTTCTTTGAGAAAATCCCTTTTCTCATCATGAAAAGAAGTGCCCTCACAATGCTCCACACTCTTTTGGTGATCACTGGCAAATTTTGCTCCATTTTTTTGCCTTTTAATTTGCTTCTAGTAATTTTCTTTTGGGTTAGCTTTGAGCgagcgagagagagagagagagagagagagagagagagaaaagaaatgaGTGTTTGTTTGGGGTTAAAGGGGGCGACGAAGTGGAGGGATATATATAGCGTATGAAAATAAAGAAGAGAAACGGAAGCTAAACGAAATTAATAAAAGGTGttttttttctctccttttttgtactttaataaaaaaatgggaCTATAATAACCCAAGGATGCTTCATTGTTTGGTGTTATTTTAAtgcttttaagttttttttaatatatagtaAATCATTTCTTTAGTAAAGTTGAAGTTTTAGATCTTTAATGCCAcggttttttaattttattttattgtagatggatttttttaaatataaaaatattatattatatttcatgCACTATCAGTGAATGAATTTTATGTGaactaatatattatatttgtcacattgttaatgataaaaaaattaaaatatttttaaataaacaatttaactttaaataaaattaattatagtttttcatatttatcaaaaatTAAGACACTAAACTTGGGTTGtcaaaaaatttgagaaaaatccACAATTCTTTTTTCAATTGAAGGAGATTGAGAGCTGATTATGGAGGATCCAAGCATGAAGAATTTTCTTTTTTACTCACAGCAATGAAGAAatcttgaaagaaaaagaaaaaggaaattttgttaGGATTTTTTTCTCATATAAAAAagagaaattataattaattttatttaagtttaaataaacttttaaatgTTTATTGGAAAATCCGGTACATCAAATATAATCCCTAAAAATATTTCGATTACTAATTAATTATGTTTTGCAATAATTATACGTATAttacttaaaatctaaaaattcgaTAAGATAATGTGATTATGGTAATATTATGTAAACACATTGTACTCCCGAACTTATCTTAGCTAGCTTCAATAATTTTAGGGTTGGCAGTGATTAGGTGAGgtgaagctcatgtgagcttgGGTGCCAGCTGTTAGAGCACCGTTTTGGTGGCAAAGGGATTGATTAGAGAAAACGGtgattatttttgtgtgttttaaAATTGAGTAGTAGTTTTCCTATCAAACTATATAGGTTGATATCTTCATTTCAAAACAATTTGTGTTGGATGTTCATgcattccttttttctttttttcttttctcaaatcCTAACTACCACATAATATGACATGATTGatttaaatcaaatattaaaattaacaaatttaaaatatatgaattaaatctgtaatttatgaataataaaaacactggtaataaaaaattcataaaagggCAATAACACCATCATCTATTTTTGAGTTAATTTTATACATAGATCCGTTATTGCTTTACTTCATGTATGGCTAACCAAATAAAAACACATGAAGAAATGGCAAAAGGTTGGGTGGCGTAAAGGGATTTGCATATTCTTCACATTGTTACCAAATTAACAAATCCCTGCTTTTGTGTTGGGCCGTATAAACATGAAAGTACAACATTGAGAGATCGAAAAATCAATATTGAATCAAAGGTAGAGGGCTGCGTTCATATCctcaacttttatatatatatatatattcaaaaatgGTGATAAAAGTCACATACGCTCTCCATTGAATTTGAACCATATACCCCCCATGACTTTGAACGCCTTCTTAAAAGAGTTTTCTTAACCAATAATCAAACCCAAATGTCTCTCTTTTGGTCCAACAAAAAGAATGAAAGGCGGAAAGAACTACAATTTCAATcatttacaattccattatttGAGCCCAACACATTGTAAGGTTTGTCCTTCGcctctttcaattttttaaataaaattatatttttactcctaaaatgttacaatttcaatttaatcatttagagTCGATTGCGTCTTAATTCAATTAGCATtagtattattgtcaatgcagaaAGACACAGATTCAAGTGCGTTGTAACATATTATTCTCATATTTATGAATTGGAAAGGAATTGTAAGTAGTTCTATACattgtgttaaaaaattaattatttaaaaatatgaaggTAAATGGaataatgaatttatattttaactctacatctctaaattttttttattttattttttgacttggctctcaattataatttataactttaaaaaagAATTCCATCTTTTGTACTAGCTGTTAAAGAGGGAAAAAAGTGGTGGCTAAATTTGCTCCTGCACCATTTTTGCTTTACAAATAATGAAGAAGGTAGTAATGTTTGTGAGGCTGTTGTTGTTTCCGGTTCTGAGTACTTTGTACCACTTTTCCTCATCTTCTTTAAtgggttttgatttgtttttggGTGAATTTGGATGCATTCGTTTTAATTTTAACAAGTCTTTTCTTCCATCAGTCAACCTTTCTTAATAGTAAAATCACTGTTTTGAGTCTGAAACTGAAAATATCATATGCCATAgttatgtaaatttaaaattttgataaatataaatattattatcaataGTTTAGCTTTTACTTTATTTTGCAATTAGAATAAATGATGattcgaaataaaaaatgaaatacaatcacataaaaaattatctaaaataaaataagaaattaaaatagGATAATCATAAAAGCGAAAACTGAAAACATAAAACTCACTACTCACCCCATAGTTGAAAGTTATATAGAGAATTAAAAACTAACTATAACTtctacaaaaatttaaaaacataacatataacctaaaatttaaaacttaattaattcattataaataataataataaacttttaATTAGCATCAAGACCACTGAAACacaactaattaaaaaaatagtaggttaaaaaatttaaaagcctgttgattaaattaataataataataatattaatattaataatgcgttgcataataataaacactattgatagaaaattaaaataagttttaataaaatatttaacgttcaaaataaataaagctttaaattaaaaaaaaagagaaaatttgttTATAAATATATCCAATGTTATATATAAAATTGATTTATAAAGGTATAGAAGTAACTGATTGGACTGTACATCGGACTGGacctaagaagaatagatcctgaatctgtttatggagTTATTCCCTTTGGACATTCATAGTGTGatatacctaaatcttgagtagatgacagactatgtatatgtgactcatatacttcgatgtaagtaaaagtttgagttcaaatagataatgaactgaaagctggtgcattgggtatataacttctgcaatatgtagcatcattcacaacagCGGAATTCATAGCCTAATACATGGGTAagtgatatcctctcattagcattacatgattgatgaaaCGTAAACATGGCCACGGGTCATTtttctttgtgatgaatgaattgattactatttgatagtaatttgcTTTTCATGAAATAAGATGAAATaattactatgagataaaatggGATCATATcgggagaacaaatttatcccaaaaagGTTAAGGATATCTTATAAGGGTGGcacatttataattaataggcgtaATGGTATGTCATAGGGGAGAACTCAGTTACGATACTCTAGTGGAATGATTTCgcgactaaatgagtttataattaatagacgaaaaacttaaacttaattataaatcatttgaactCTAATcgcatatgtccaatcagtccctccGCTAGCGCATTGAAACTATAAATGATTTCTTGTTGaattaaatgaacaaaaatatatagaaatgataaaaatagagaaatgaaaaacatttgaaaatgaatatggttttctccaaaataaaaaatgaaaataatttttgaattaatttatggtttttgaattaaatgaagttcgaaaatggaaaTTAATCATTTGGTCATAGGAAATCCAttaaatgtagaaatattaaatatattttatcatagaTTATTTTACGGTAAAGTCGTTATAGTTTTAACAAAAtaagaattgggttgagaaattttttttaattgggaaattaattTATTGAGATATTTATTTTTGGAATAGAAAAACTAATATCGGGTTGGATCGAATTATAAAGTACTAAGTTAAAAGTctaggaagtacttgtaattgaacTTGATATAGGAGAGACCCAATAGCCCCTCATGTTTAAGTGAAGGACAAAAAACCCTAGTTAACCGCCCTCTATActcctagttagactaggagatcgttttttattattatttgaaataaacttttacaattcaaCAAGGATTTTACTttttctccttataaatagatggtacCAATAGGGTTAAATacaaaacctaaaaatattagatGGCACCAATAGggttaaatacaaaatttaaaaatatttttactctACTCGAAAATAATAAGAGTTTATTCTCTAAGTATTAATCTGTTTTCCATAATAACAATTCTGCTGGTTTCTATTGAGAAGGGATTTTGCTTTCAtactaaaagtaaagaaaactatttcgggttttgtgtttgatttgaattgttcaagcccacactcgaagtaattcgtggtacgagaatagtagaGAAAGGCGTTCAATTGAAAACTAGGAATGAAAAGGATCTGTCTAGCCAAAAAGACAAGTGTGATTTCGGTAaaaggtttattgttataaatatcacaactcaactcgatttttaaaatttttattttccaatttgCGAGAAAACccattttcaaatcaatttttttccaACATTTAACACATTTCAGAGCTTCAAGGTTCATGTAGAAAATGAGAAAGGAAGAATCATTTAGGCTCTTCGAACTGATCGTGGTGATGAATATTTCTTTAAGGCGTTTGAAGATTTTTGTGGCATTATGGCATCTGAAGAGAGCTCACAATTGCTTATACACCATAACAAAATGGTGTATCAAAGAGGAAAAATAGAATCATTCTCAACATGGTTCAAAGCTTGCTAGCAAGAGGGAATATTTCAAATGTGTTTTGGCCAGAAGCTATAAATTGGGGTATCCACATGTTGAATAGGAGTCCCACTCATGCTCTTCGAGATGTGACTCTGGAGGAGGCCTGGAGTGCAAGGAGACCGGTTGTAGATCACTTTAGAATTTTTGGGTGCATTGCTTATACACATGTCTCAGAGGAGAAAATGAAGAAGCTTGATGATAAATGTGAGAAGTGCGTCTTTCTTGGCATTAGCAAAACATTAAAGGCATACAAATTGTTCAATCCTGTGACAAAGAAGGTAGTGATTAGTCAAGATGTTGTATTTGATGAAGAGAACACTCGATATTGGGATGAAGCGCAACGCACTCAAGTCTTTTGTGATAATGAAGTAGAAGAAATGCCTAAGAATACTTCTCCACCAGCCACTGAAGTCTATTGCCTACACATGGAGAAGAAATTAGTGCAACAGGTGAAGTATTTCTTCGTGTTCGAAGAAGGCTCGCATGGATACAAGATTTTGAGGTAACTGAAATTGGACAAAATGATTAAGCAATTGCTCATTTTGCATTATTTGCATATTATGGTCCAACAAGTTTTGAAAGTGTTGTTAATGTGGCAAAATGAAAAGAGGCAATGGATGATGAAATTGAAGTTATTGAAAGGAATGATACTTGGCAAAATTTTTGCCATATCAAATTAaacccatttttttatttcttaatggTGTAAGAATTATCATCACCTAACATCCTtaatttttgccaaaatttggaAAGTACATCTCGACCCCTATGATTAAATCCCAAATTTTTTTAGTATTCCTATCTGGCGATAACCTTtcaattcaattattcaatccTTTATAGTTCTTGCCAAAATTTTTGATAATCTTGACAAATCTTGAAATCAACCATTAACTCATGAATAAATGTCATTTGAAGGACCAAATTTAGGTGAACCAGATTAGATTTGATCACGAGGAACATCAATTGGACCCCCGATGAAaggtgtgttcttttacaagcgaATTAGGGGCAAATCGTgtctgtaatagcccgtttttagtgtaATCAGaactgtaatgacccgaattttactgTTAccaaaaaagtgtattttcgggtctccgtttctaaaAAATGGtttagtaaatatttattaaaaatatttgcaaagttaatcgagtggttaattagagtttaattaagtgaactagcttaaattaaggataattggataaaaggattaaattgaatgaagtgtgaaagtttaattatagaataaagaaaattgaaaggactaaataagtaaataagccaaaaagAGTGCTAAGtatatggaaaaaataaaata includes these proteins:
- the LOC121208613 gene encoding uncharacterized protein, translated to MEQNLPVITKRVWSIVRALLFMMRKGIFSKKKFMVDLNMVLKRGKIAGAKAIGNLMFHHHHRQVSPKCSMDVSTAAVAKAAVQEYEFSCSNTPNYIFPFNLAAKKKNGGIHNYYHHFFGCAHAPPTHEDDMVTMNAVKVVLEMLNNNDNTMMEATVAASPMLPGFGQTPLARQLRITDSPFPLRDVDEDNGYVDKAAEDFINRFYKDLRQQDKRLSEL